Proteins from a single region of Methanotorris igneus Kol 5:
- a CDS encoding YkgJ family cysteine cluster protein, whose translation MEWEITFDGITYECINCAYCCSCKDWRIYLDYFDVLKLKDYNYAIEDCERGKFKKRLKVGGEGCVLLHNNLCKIHLEKGYEYKPLMCKIFPFSFMVKWNGDLLLIIKHYCKGIKKGKCDKRMIKKAMEYCEELYLDELDDIIFEAMEHSSKTKIDDNWRVSWEEREEFGRNIFKSKNLNEVAEKCKELINYDVSERINKIKDNLSKLEEDIRKENEEEIIRFMGELNKREHFRKFPFKKEIDKLLEIGERISRYKNVFKGEAIIDKELLLNPNSHYTI comes from the coding sequence TGAATGTATAAATTGCGCTTACTGTTGCTCATGTAAAGATTGGAGGATATACTTGGATTATTTTGATGTTTTGAAGTTGAAGGATTATAATTACGCTATAGAAGATTGTGAGAGGGGGAAATTTAAGAAAAGGTTGAAGGTTGGGGGAGAAGGATGTGTTTTGTTGCACAACAATTTATGTAAGATTCATTTGGAGAAAGGTTACGAATATAAACCACTAATGTGCAAAATCTTTCCATTTAGTTTCATGGTAAAGTGGAATGGAGATTTGTTGCTAATAATAAAGCACTACTGCAAAGGAATAAAAAAAGGAAAATGTGATAAAAGAATGATAAAAAAGGCGATGGAGTATTGTGAAGAACTTTATTTGGATGAATTGGATGATATTATTTTTGAAGCAATGGAACATAGTTCAAAAACAAAGATTGATGATAATTGGAGGGTTAGTTGGGAAGAAAGGGAGGAATTCGGAAGAAATATATTCAAAAGCAAAAATTTGAATGAAGTTGCTGAAAAGTGTAAAGAACTCATAAATTATGATGTTTCAGAGAGAATAAATAAGATAAAAGATAATTTGAGTAAATTGGAAGAAGATATTAGAAAAGAAAATGAAGAAGAAATAATAAGATTTATGGGGGAGTTAAATAAGAGGGAACATTTTAGAAAGTTTCCATTTAAAAAGGAAATAGATAAACTTTTAGAAATTGGGGAAAGGATTAGTAGATACAAAAATGTATTTAAAGGAGAGGCTATTATTGATAAAGAATTGTTATTAAACCCAAATTCTCATTATACAATATAA
- a CDS encoding ATP-dependent DNA helicase, whose product MDIYEFREFVKEKFPYPKIRPQQIRMMEKIFDCITKRKNLIVEAPTGVGKTLSYLIPALYFAEKGKRVMILTETIDQQERILDDLNSLKHNLKVSYMMGKGNFFCKSKNDKANRLYCQLNKRCKYRPNKKPICYCGTKKIALELDGVKYYCPFCTCDYQRAKIESIFADIVVMNNSIYYYAKEDIDKKRETDIIICDEAHKLEGSIRNAATITINPDVALNRLRFMVYHYAPYRLIKHLERADDEKFWEIVEDYVERHADIKECKNSLIFDHTLGRITSWRYKEDVAILGTLLDGYYQIKNIKEKIDTLEENVELDKKDLKFKVDNNALIPLELQFVNEKRISEMHLMEFLDNLENLKSINENFVVYKNNGSILCEPIVVSSYLRRLYGNAVVIHCSATLGNLKIHALKTGVRDAETLILTSPFPKDRRKIIALKDGEDMKWEESSKKREKANENLLKIIEACNSNTLVLFKSFEDLSSAYEYLLNNIDQININNKNIYCYEPNMDGKEAKKLKEKFEENGGILLATGRFAEGVDIPGEALTSVIIDSLPFPVPTPLIKKEQKMIEEQFRKRGVKDARWKGFLMTSFHIMARTVIQMIGRLIRTETDYGVVVIQDKRFGDWAGRVMKERGYLKDNYELMTLNEAVKFIPKFMERFRSN is encoded by the coding sequence ATGGATATTTATGAATTTAGGGAGTTTGTTAAGGAGAAATTTCCATATCCAAAAATAAGGCCACAACAAATAAGGATGATGGAGAAAATATTTGATTGTATAACAAAAAGAAAAAATTTGATTGTTGAAGCTCCAACAGGAGTGGGAAAGACACTATCCTATTTAATCCCTGCATTATATTTTGCAGAAAAGGGAAAAAGGGTTATGATTTTAACAGAGACCATTGACCAACAGGAGAGAATATTAGATGATTTAAATTCTTTAAAACACAATTTAAAAGTATCTTATATGATGGGAAAGGGGAATTTCTTTTGCAAATCAAAAAATGATAAAGCAAATAGGTTGTATTGTCAACTAAACAAAAGATGCAAATATAGACCAAACAAAAAGCCTATCTGTTATTGTGGAACAAAAAAGATTGCATTGGAGTTAGATGGAGTAAAATACTATTGTCCATTCTGCACTTGCGATTACCAAAGGGCAAAAATTGAGAGCATATTTGCGGATATAGTGGTTATGAATAATAGCATTTATTATTATGCAAAGGAAGATATTGACAAAAAGAGGGAAACAGACATCATAATTTGTGATGAAGCCCATAAATTGGAGGGAAGCATAAGAAACGCTGCCACTATAACCATAAATCCAGATGTGGCATTGAATCGGCTTAGGTTTATGGTTTATCACTATGCCCCCTATAGATTAATTAAGCATTTGGAGAGGGCAGATGATGAGAAGTTTTGGGAAATTGTTGAGGATTATGTTGAGAGGCATGCGGATATTAAAGAATGCAAAAATTCGCTCATATTTGATCACACATTGGGAAGAATTACATCGTGGAGATATAAAGAGGATGTTGCAATCTTAGGAACTTTGTTAGATGGTTATTATCAAATAAAAAACATAAAAGAGAAAATTGATACATTGGAAGAGAACGTCGAGTTGGATAAGAAGGATTTAAAGTTCAAAGTGGATAACAATGCATTAATTCCATTGGAATTGCAGTTTGTTAATGAAAAAAGAATAAGTGAGATGCATTTAATGGAATTTTTGGATAATTTGGAGAATTTAAAAAGTATAAACGAAAATTTTGTTGTTTACAAAAATAATGGATCTATTTTATGCGAGCCTATTGTTGTCTCATCCTATTTAAGGAGACTGTATGGAAATGCGGTGGTTATACACTGCTCTGCGACATTGGGAAATTTAAAGATTCATGCATTAAAAACAGGGGTTCGAGACGCTGAAACGCTAATATTAACTTCTCCATTCCCAAAAGATAGGAGGAAAATTATAGCCCTAAAAGATGGAGAAGATATGAAATGGGAGGAAAGTAGTAAAAAGAGAGAAAAGGCAAATGAAAATTTGCTAAAAATTATAGAAGCGTGCAACAGCAACACTCTCGTTTTATTTAAAAGCTTTGAAGATTTGAGTAGTGCTTATGAATATCTCCTAAACAATATAGACCAAATAAACATAAACAACAAAAACATCTACTGTTATGAGCCAAATATGGACGGAAAGGAGGCAAAGAAATTAAAAGAAAAGTTTGAGGAGAATGGGGGAATTCTGCTCGCAACTGGGAGGTTTGCTGAGGGTGTTGATATTCCAGGAGAAGCATTGACGAGTGTTATCATTGACTCTCTTCCATTTCCAGTACCAACTCCATTAATAAAAAAAGAGCAAAAAATGATAGAAGAGCAGTTTAGGAAAAGAGGGGTTAAAGATGCACGTTGGAAGGGTTTTTTAATGACTTCTTTCCACATAATGGCAAGAACAGTTATTCAAATGATAGGAAGGTTGATAAGGACAGAAACTGATTATGGCGTTGTTGTTATACAAGATAAGAGATTTGGGGATTGGGCTGGGAGAGTTATGAAAGAGAGGGGTTATTTAAAGGATAATTATGAATTAATGACTTTAAATGAGGCAGTTAAATTCATCCCAAAGTTTATGGAAAGATTTAGGAGTAATTAA